The Pedobacter roseus genome contains a region encoding:
- a CDS encoding glycan-binding surface protein, with the protein MKKLIKSRSGIIVILLMMVLAMQTACKKSDNEKPPVITRIRAISAAPNDSTLTKVGSGQNIVIQGENLKTVSAVYFSGFAATFNSALVGDDNFVVTVPSILFSNIPKGQENTIRLVTKYGETTFTFPVSPPPPVVSSVSNEYTPQGQTITLYGQYLYLIKSITFPGGADGTNVVSKPDGTSCTVTIPLSATSGDIVVKTQGGTSTYSSYNDQVTGMLCNFDNVNNYSYGASITNSQALFPGAQGNYARMFTGSISAFNYAWYDANRSINLNQVQWVPQANLADPVSSYVLKFEISVKEPWGGGGLMIRRNEGSWLYLARYEPWKAEATRIFKSNTWYTVTIPLTQFKTKTGNGEGTGTSAPTLNDLITSSSSVTNTGKGAIVFMYINDTATPVTTKFDVGIDNIRIVKLKK; encoded by the coding sequence ATGAAAAAGCTTATAAAAAGCAGATCTGGAATTATTGTCATCCTATTGATGATGGTATTGGCCATGCAAACTGCATGTAAAAAAAGTGACAACGAAAAACCACCTGTAATAACCAGAATAAGGGCAATTTCAGCTGCTCCTAACGATTCTACGCTAACTAAAGTAGGTTCGGGGCAAAATATTGTAATCCAGGGTGAAAACCTCAAAACGGTTTCGGCTGTGTATTTTAGCGGTTTTGCAGCAACTTTTAATTCGGCCCTGGTTGGAGATGATAATTTCGTAGTCACCGTTCCTTCCATTTTATTTTCTAATATTCCTAAAGGGCAGGAAAACACGATCCGTTTAGTAACCAAATATGGCGAAACAACCTTTACTTTTCCGGTATCACCACCACCACCAGTAGTAAGTAGTGTGAGTAATGAGTATACCCCTCAGGGGCAAACCATCACTTTATATGGTCAATATCTTTATCTGATCAAGAGCATTACTTTTCCGGGTGGGGCAGATGGTACCAATGTGGTTTCTAAACCCGATGGCACTTCGTGCACCGTAACCATTCCATTATCGGCCACCTCAGGCGATATTGTGGTGAAAACACAAGGCGGAACAAGTACCTACAGTTCTTACAATGATCAGGTAACCGGCATGTTATGCAATTTTGATAATGTAAATAATTACAGCTATGGCGCTTCAATAACGAATAGTCAGGCTTTATTTCCGGGTGCACAGGGTAATTATGCAAGGATGTTTACTGGCAGCATATCGGCCTTTAATTATGCATGGTATGATGCCAACCGGTCTATAAACCTTAACCAGGTACAATGGGTGCCACAGGCCAATCTCGCCGATCCGGTTTCGAGTTATGTACTCAAATTCGAGATTTCGGTTAAGGAACCCTGGGGTGGCGGAGGACTGATGATCCGCCGTAACGAAGGGTCGTGGCTATACCTGGCCCGTTACGAACCTTGGAAAGCTGAGGCTACGAGAATTTTTAAATCAAATACCTGGTATACCGTAACCATTCCTTTAACCCAGTTTAAAACCAAAACAGGTAATGGAGAGGGTACAGGAACTTCTGCGCCAACTTTAAATGACCTGATTACCTCATCGAGCAGTGTGACCAATACGGGCAAAGGCGCCATTGTTTTTATGTACATCAACGATACCGCAACCCCGGTAACCACCAAGTTTGATGTGGGGATTGACAATATCCGGATCGTAAAATTGAAAAAATAG